The genomic segment accctatttccttttaaccgttgATAtgatgtattatattataagagagaaaagtaaacaaaagaaatacaagtcaaaatatttcaacTCACGTCTTGGCAATCATTTCAGCCTCCTTATCCAGACCTGGTGGTAGACCATGACCTTGAAGAAGACTCTGTTCCAGCAGCAGTTCTGGTGGGTACAGCATTGTAGGGTACAGGGAGAATGGAGAACCACTGGAAAGAAGAAATGAAATCATTAGTACATGACGACTTTAATGATGATGAAGAGACCAAATTGACAATTGAAAAGGACCTTTAAACTGTTTATGCTTAAGGCATAAACTTGCATGATAAATATAAGCAAGAGATAGATTGTTAGGAAAATATGAATAGTCTGCTTACCCCTGTGAGAATAAAGCAACTTGTGCCAGTCCTGGAAGACCAGCTAGTGATGCTGTGTACTGTTGCTGCATCTTCAGTTGTTCTTGGAGGCTTCCCTTCCTGCCACCTGCTAGATACTGTTGCAGAAGGAGGCTTTGCACTGCCTGCACCTGTAAATGAAGATGATGCGTTAATGGTAAGGTAATGTagaattttcaatacaataatttcaattatcGAAAACGTTCAAGATATTTTTGTCTAATAACCCTGGACCGGGGACTCTCAGTCCATTAGTTGAACTCATTATCTGATGAAACGTGTATGATGAAAGGCTACAGATAGTATAGacatattttctatttaccTGATCAGCAGGATTCGGAGGTCGCTGACTGTGGCTCGGAGAAGGTGCCTGACTGGTGGACGATGATGATGCAGTAGAAGGCAATATCGATATCTCAGGATATTCCCTCTCCAAAGTCTCCTGTGCGCAAAAACACAATCTTAGTTGAATGGTATAACTTgccaaaatacaataatttgtcacaaacaatacaatacattgaCGTCAATAGTCCTAAATTAGTGTTCACAGAATCTAATTATACATAACCACTATTTTGAGGACGGCGCCttttattaaaacctaaatAGACGTTGACAAAATGCCAACTAACACAATTGTGATAAAGGTTAAGCTAATGTTTCGAGGATAATGAATTTATACTTCAATAAATGAAGGTAGGGACCAGAAAGTAGCTCACCTTAGTAGCTGCCAGTCCAACTGGACCAGGTTCCATGGAATTGCTGTGCTTCTTCACCATATGACTGAACAGCAGCTTCAGATCCACATAAGCTTGACTGCAATGAGGACAATGGTAATGCAGGTTCATTCCCGTGGAGTTCTTATTCAAAGGACAAGTCTGATCATGGCACGAAGGTGGGATCGTTGGTCCTGTGATCTTCGGAGGCTCAAAGACTTTCTTATGATCGTAATCCATACGAGGCTTCATTTCCTTTGAAGGTGAGGCATCATAGATGCTTCTTGGTGACGGAGACGAAGTATTACTTCGGAGATGTGATGACGGGTAGAAGGTACCGGTCGCTTTTACTACTGAAATAAATATGGTTTCAAGATCAGTTTAATGTGGCTTGAGGTGAACATTGTCAAATTGATTTAAGACTGAGTGCATTAGAAAATGGCTAATGCtataaaaaatcatagaaaaataCTCACCGGACACGCTATCCTGTTCTCTTTCAAACTCACTCTTGATCGAGAAGTTTGCTGGAGTGAAAGACTCGTTGGGCTCCTTCATTGAGCTGACACTGTCTACTGAAGCCCTCTCTTTCAAAGAATAATCTTTGGCTTCCTCGAATTGCTTCTCTTGGTCTGTCTCACTCTTGATCACAGGAGTACCCCTGCCGTGTTTGTGAGTAGCCAACGCAGAGTACTGTGTCAAAATAGCTGGGCAATTATTACCCTGGGCGCAGTGGAAATGAGAGCGCAGTTGGTTCTTGAAGCAGCTCTTCCCACCACACTGGTCGAATGAAGCGAAATAGTCGAATCCTTCTAATAATGGACTGACACCATGAACTTCTCTCATGTGAGTCTCCATGATGATGTGGGTTTCGCCAGCAAAGCTGCAGTTGGAGCAGTGGAGATGGAGTCGCGCCATGCGGAGCTGGCAGGCGGGGTAGGAGGACGAGCAGGTGTCAGGGCTGGTGAACACTTCAAAGTGTTGGAACTTGATGCGCTGTGAAGAAAgaccaaaatattaataacaatcatattaaaattaattatgatagcaactgtttatttgtttaagaatACTTACAGGGAATTCTTCAATTGTTGGAATAACCGGTGACTGGATGACCGGCGGTAACTGATTACTCTTCGGTAACTTGAACGATGTAAATATGGCTGTCGGAGTGATATTGTCAGTGTATACTTCCACGACCCTGTTCTTCGGGGGCCTGCCCCTTTTTCTGCTGAACATTTCATCTAACGAACTCGATGGGTTGACTTGCTGAGGAACCACTCCAGGGTTGGGCCCAAGGTTCAACTGAGCTTGCAAGTTTGGTGTCAACTGCGAAGACAAGCTTGGTGCCATTTGGGCCAATTGTGCCAAGTTTGGCGGAAGATTGGGTAAATTCGGGACTTGACCGAGTTGAGCCGCCATATTTGGATGCAGCTGGGCTGACAGTTGAGGCGGGAAGTTTGGAGCGAATCTAGACGCTAAGTTCGGAGACATTGGGCTCAGAATCGCGTGCTGGCGATGGTGTTCCAAACGTCTGAATGGATGCTCTTCGGAGGATAGGATGACTGCTCCACAGTTCTCCCAGGTGCAGTGGTAATGGGTGATGTCTCTGATATGTTGGCAGGCAGAGTTGCCGCAAGGGTTGTTCCGGGTGTAGGTTACGAAGTAGGCTTCAGTGACTTGGTTCTGTTGCTCGTGTTCCATCACGTGTTTTACCATGGTAGTGTGGCAGCTGTGTGCCATTTTACAGCCATCAGCCAAGCAATGATAATGCTTGTTGAAAGCGCTGCATTTGTTGCATTTGTCTTCAGCCTCTTTGCCTCCATTGAATGTCTCGATATATTTCCTCGAAATCTCTTCGACTAATGCTGGATTCTGTAAAACAATGAAGTGATTTACATATTGTTTTCCTTGTTGATAAGCCTtgttactgggtttttttcgaaGCGTAGGTAAAATTTGGtgacaaaatagaaaaaccCAATTGAATCAAGAATGTTACCGAAATCGAACTCTCCACCTACAACTATGATCAACCATGTACGCATTTTTACCAATAACAACTAGCTACGCTTCGTAAAATGACTCTATTAACACTAACACATGTCGAGTGGCATAAAATCTTTCAATTACATTCTCTGCCTCGTCATCTCATTCAATAATCACTTCATATAAATGACTAAGTGTGGAATTGTTACTTACAAATGGATGCGGGTAGTCAGAATCCATCATTGGATTGGACATATCGTCATCGACGAGGACATTTCCTCCTGGGGAGTACATGCTTAAGTCAGCTCCTGGTTGCATCAGCGCGTTCTGAATCACCGAAGTAGGAAGcctgtgaataaaaataatgacacaCCCATTACTTACAATTCCGAAACCAGAAATAGCCTAAAATTTCGTATTTTTTGGTCGTTTGTGTCCCTTGAATCAACAAGGCACTGTGTAATAGTGCTATGTCATGTGTAACACAGGAAAATACAgtaaatttatataattatgtatgtgatgATATTCTTACTTCGTATATCAATTGAGGAGTATGACTCAGTTTTAGCAGCAATGTCATTCATCATGAGCTTGTGCTTGGAATAAATATGTGTGATTTCGTCGCTAACTATTTGAAGATGTACGTGATTAAGTGCATGTTACATTGactttaattcgtttattttattgcGATTACTAGAAACCCTTCTGTTAACATTCTCATCATCTGTATTTGCTCCTTAAAATGTCTTAACTATACTTAAAAGTATAACAATGTTCATCCTATATAACTccttttgttacaattttgaaaCAGTCTATTTGACTAAGATTataacgaatatttttttattaaatacttacccAAAACTCATTTCTTGTTCCTTCCTCTCATGCTTCCTCTTATGGGTGAAGATCTGACTGCTGGAATGCAGCACATAGTTGCAATGGGGCCTGATGCAGTGGATATGGTTGCACGTCTTACTGAACCGACAGTCGCGGTACGGACAGGCttcatttttcatatatttcttGAACCCATCTTTGGATAAGGCTTCGTCTTTGATGTGGTAGGTCTTGTGTTTCTCTGTAAATACATTGTTATTGGGTTTAGAATTGATATATATAATTATGGTAATGTCTAGTTATATTATTGTTGATGTAGTCAAGTTTCGAGCTATTGTCAGCATTCCAGTTATATTTTGTCGTTTCAAGATACGTGTTACTTTGTATAATATCCCGCTATTAATTTTGGAAAAGTCCAAATCAATATATGTACTACTATTTAAATGCCCTCTACTCACCCATATCAGCCTTATTCTTGAAGGTATAAGTGCATCCTGGTCTTCTGCAGTGGAAATGCGTGGTCCTTTGACCGGCGAAGACGCAATGAGGAGCAGCGCAGCTCTCAGTAGCCCTGAACCTTTGGAAACCTTCCTGAAGGATAGCAGAGTCTTTCCTGTGGTAATTGGCGTGCATTTGCACGTCTGAAGTTGATATGTATACCTGCAAATGaagaaaacaatagtttatGAGCTGCTGTTAGTAAAAATGTTGACGTGGAATTCGTCTCtgcaaattataagttttttaggGTTTAGAGGAAATAAAAGACTTGTCAGAGAGTCTTATGGTGTTGAAAACCTATTAATCTATGTGGATTGATCCAGATCTGATTATCTATGTTGATTGTTGTGTAAGAAATTAATACTttcgcattttttattttgaaacaagtatatatattatacagtgCGATTTTGAgaatttcattgaattttcaatACATTTCTTTTTGCTCTGTTTTCTTCCTTTTTAACGAAGGTTTTATCTatcttttttagtttatttttctatcgaGTTTTTATATTCATACCAGTTATTTGATGCCGTGTACTCATTTGTTCCGCAAGTGTTAATCTATATGCTTCTTTATAACAATTTCTGAGTATCTGTAATTGGCTGGTGATTCGCTAATTATATAAGTTTCtgagtaaatttaaaaaaaatgtgtggtCGATATCAAGGCGGAGTGACGCTTGAGTAGTCCTTTTAAATATGAATCTATGATGAGTTTAGacaagtaatataattaataaatgaactTGTTTCTCATAAAGTGTTGGTAGAAGGAGCGAAAGAAGTTGTTTGCGTGTTTAAAATCAAGGAAGTTTTTCACTAAATTGAAGATACAAATACCGATGcttaattttagaaattgtaagttttttttatatattttatattaaacaatttctttattcTACAAGATTTCATAAAGATGGATTATAAAAACCGGAGAATACAGAAAACAGAGTAAAACAAAGGATTGCTACGAAATTAGGTAAACGTTTACCAGACGcatcgatagatggcgttgaatGTTCAACGTTCTTTCTATTAAAGTACGACTTGAatctttctttaatattttgctatagtttttgttgtgattttaaataaatttagtttGGTATATGTCTGTTATTATGTAGTATCTATGGGGTCAATGACTGACAGAGTAGTATGCTTCCTGTCTTCAGTAAGATAGATTTTATCTGAAGGAAGGGCAGCATCCTGGCTTTGTGCTAATATCATCATTGGGATCACTGGTGCTTGttcatgttttgttttcttagtgTAAATCAGAGCAatctatacaataaaatatacgaaATACCTACCATTTCAGAATAAATTACcgcaaattttaataaaatacacgtCAAAATGAACATTTCCTTCATAATCACAATTAAACGGGGGAAATTTGAAAGATCCCAGATGTAAATGATGAAAATCAAGTTTTCACTGATGATAAAAACAATGTTGAACTTATATAACATGAGAACGACACGCCTTATActcccaaaggggtaggcagaggtagaGACAATgctaaactttataatattaaagctATTAatgctgttgatgataattCTTACCTTATCGCAGCCATCTTGGATGCAGTGGTAGTGGGTTTGGCTACGGTTGTGAGGACAGTCGCTGAATCTCTCAGAACAGTCGTCCAGGGGAGAGTATCTCATGAAGCCATGGGCGAGGGATTCGTCACGTTTCTTGTGCCActgtagaagaaaaaatatattaatgtacGATTCTCATTTCAGGATACCATAAAAACTAAATGTTCTAATAAAAACCATTAAAGACAATTACAGTATTTAAATTTGATTATTGATTTATAGAGACTACCGGAAAAAATctgttattgttttctttaggACAGGCCAGTCGCCTATCAGCGTCATAGCCATCGATTTCAATTTCTGTCActagtattatttacatataatctTCAAATAATTACCTTGAAGTGTCTGATCATCTCCTCTTTCTTGCAGAACACCCTGGCAGTGCAGTCCATGCAGTGGAAATGCTCCCGGTAACCCAGGTCCTTGCAGTATGAGGAACCGCATTCTAGAGTTGAGCTGTACCTGTAGAACAAACCATTTCAATTAAAACCTTTTGCCTTAGACTCTTATCTTTATCAAACAAAACATCTTCACTTTTTACTCTTTATCCATTGACCTCTTCATCATTAGAATTCTTGTTACCAACCAACAGAGTATCGAAATCATACAAAACAACTTCAACAGtacaaaacttattaaaatcATTACACAAATTAATATCCATATGTATAGCTATTGGAGTAAAAAATCCATTCGTAGGTAACGTCATCATGACTTCtgataacaatttaataacttCAAATTGATCACGAAAAATATTCACGCTCCAAAGTATACAACAAAAAGTGACaggtaaattatatttagaataATCAGTAGCAATACCTCTTAACGTATCTGGAGTAGTCGACTGTGGTCTGCAAAGAATTCTTCCGTGCCTGGTCCAAATGATTCAACGCCGAGAGCAGACCTACAAAAACGAAAAAACATGttgatacaaacaaaaaactatattatGCTAATACACATCGAAACAATAATAACTAACGATACATTCATCCATTCCTTTTCCGTCAAACTTATTCTTTTGTTTGGAACAGCCAAATCACCTCCATGCATCATATCCAGCCGAACAATGTAGTGTTTTCatcatattttaaaactagcgAGTCTTTATGAACGGTTCCGTTCACGTTTGCGTTACATGCTTCATAGTTAGAAGTTTTTAGTTCAAAAACAACTTAAACGTCGGGCGGGTTGTGTAAGCGGCCCCTCCCCATATCAAGTTTTGgagtatcaaataaattattatggtaATTAATCAATGTTTTCTCCTAGTCACTGTGGAGCGGCCCATTGTGAGTGATCGTTGACGCTTGCTCTATGTACACTGGTGCACGAAGCTCTTTTTGTATAtcgatttgttttttaataagacGAAAGATCTTATCTTTTAAATAGAAACGAATGTGTGGAGCGAGAATCAAATGCTTGAGACGTTCAAGTTTTATTTAGGAAACCGAAGCGTTTCACATTGATTTTACGGTAAAATTGTTGTTATAATGCGATTGCATACCTAAGTGCAAATATTATATGAGTTCGATTAACGTCTCggcaatttatattttgttaccatGTAATAAATGAGATTATTATTTGGAActtttcaagttatttttacATGTCGATCGAGTATTGATGGTACAAAAATGGtttaatgaaatatatattttcattaactcTTTTCCTAACCACTTCTGCACTCATCATTACAAGACATACTCGTATGTATTGTATCGAATTCTCGCGTGTAAAgttttaaagagaattaaacTCGAAACGATGCTATGTCGAAATACCGTcgcttttttttacaaaatcgtTTTTGAAAGACGAATTAATACCTATACTTATGTAGATTAGAGCTCACAACACAATGGCTGTTAACATGTAGCTAGATAATTTGTGTGTTACATAAGTCGTGCATGAATCGTGATTGTAATAACGGACAGGGTTTAGAGAGAGCAGGTTATTATTAATGAATGAGGGTACTTTGATCCGGAATTAGGGTTGACGATGATAGAAAAGATTTCGGAGACACTGATGATAAAAGCTTAGAAGGAAAcattaataatgatgatgatttaggACTAATAGATGTTGAATCTACTTTCATTATTGATAATGTTCCAATAAAAGAAGTATGTGAATGTATAGCGCATGTTTTgacgtttaaatatttgttgGTGTTCAGCCCTAGTTTTGGTTGTAACCGAGTTAATAGCTCACGACTTACCAGCGATAGTGCgaatatagaaaaacaattgtacATCGACAGTACTTCGTGTTTATTGCCTCTAATTTATGGAGATTATAGATAAGATTGGAACTGTTAACGAAAACAGTAAATTATAAGGCAGTtattaagaaaaagaaaatgtgtaaCAAACCACGAATAAGCAATAACAAAGTGGAGCAAACGTtcaaagaaatagaaataaatatagcaAATATTTCAATGCCAATGCACTAAATgataaagatattaaaactaGCTTAAACAGTTATGACCGGAGCAAAGTTTCAACAAACTAAATAAGTTATAAAGACTATTAAAGTCTATAAAAAAGTAGCATCCCGTTATGAAGATTTTATGCAAATTAATTGGCTTCAATATAAAAACGATCCATTTGATACTTCATGTTACAACTAGGTCTTATAGTAACAGTAATGCTTAAAGCAAACCTACCATTACATTTTCGAAACGATaccataatttacattttaggGAGTGGTACTCGCCATACTCCTAATTAAAATGCCCATATAAACATCATATCGAtggaatattaaatatatacgTGGCGccttaaaatttcaaattccGATGGAAATCAAAAAGACAATGGGTGTTCGAATCAGATAAGTACCGACACAATAAACATCCATAATACGATGGTAGGTTTTTTAGGAAATTTCGTAAGATATTGTGCCGGTTCATTCAGGCGAAACAATGGCTCCTCATAATGTCCTACATAATGGGTTTTTGAACTCGCTCAACGGAACCACGAGTGATCGAAAGTTCTTAGTACTGGGATTTATGATTCCAAGGAAATTGGGTGGGGACTTCCTTTTGAATTGATTGTCGTTGACAACTGAATGATACGGAGGGCATTGTAGTTGATCATAGGTAAGTGGAAGATGATTGTACACAGAAAATAAGCACAGAATTCAATATAGTTAATAGTACATCCAGTTCATTGCATAGCTAAGCCAAGATACCTAAAACTGATTAGCTCCAGTCTAGCTCCACTTTTTTACCAGATCAGGATgtaaaataaacagacaaaGTGGATACAAGTGTACATAATGACTATACGGATCAACGGGCGACTACAGAAATAATCATGACTATACGTAcgaaaaaaacaacaaaaaccaaAGAACTGAATGTtggcaaaaaataaaagaacgaAATCGATATAATTCACACGTTTCTAGAGTTCCGACGGATAAGAGAAATACTGCTCGATTTATCTTTTTGAaactattaaagtaatttgCATTGGTCATTTTTGAAGCCGATACCATTCAGTAGGAGCCTTTTATAGAACTTTTCCAGATAAGCTGTCTATTTCTCCACGCGAGCTAGCCATGATGGATGTAGTCTGACGCCCTCagtaaatatcattttttaCTCACAACACACAAACGATTATTGTATACGTTTCGGCAAAAAATGAAACAGAATGTTCTGTACGTGAGTGCActcaataatttttaaatttcctgaGACAGCTGTGACCCAAGCATGCCTGGGAATCCACATATAATCCCTCTCTGGCATTTAGTTAAGTGGAAAACGAATAAATGTCAGTTGGTACTGTTCAGTGTTCAGTTTCGGTCACCGTTTACAGTTCTATgactaattgaaattaaaatgtcacTTAAGATTTAGATAAACGGATTTGTGTGGCCGATTTTAGATTGTTCTTCAAAGAATGTCCGACGAAAAATGTGTCAGATCAATCAAATATGGAGTTTAGAAGTTCCTAGAATTACTTAACAGTTTTAAGATTAAAAGCTTTTGTTTTTCCTAGTCacttaatgtttaaattaactGTCAATTATGTTCTGTCTACATTTTTTGCTGCACTACCGTTAGCTACTTGTGTATTAAGTAGAACGATttataataataccttttgaATATTGTAATCAATCTACTTGCAAAACAACTTTTCCTTCAATATCGATCACCAatcattttatacaaattaacaaCGGTTACTTTCAAAACGCATTTGATATCTCTCATTAATTATTCCATTGTCTTCACATCGACAATCAGATCATCGTGCAAGAGTTCAATAACTGCATCAATTTCTTGCATCAGTACCCGTCTTCCATCTAAATTGACATTTACTCTCTGCAAGTATGTCTAAAATGTAAATGCGGTTACTACACACACCAATTCACGTGTGTTCGCAACTATTTATCGTCCCATAATAACTGCCAAGCAATACTCAACTTTATTACGACCGTGTAAGGAAAAACTGGATTTATTCAACAGCAAATTCAAAACATCTTTGGGAATACGTGTCCAGCATAACCTGATATGTAATGttgattactttattaatgtttttattgaaacgAGAGATCAAGTTAGGTTGGGTGGTGTGGTCAATGTGATAGTACATTTAAGTGAGGCTGTATCGTATAGGAGGTAATGAGGCGGGGCGATGGGTGTACGTACGGACAAAGATCTGACTATTGACATACACGAGATCATCTAtatataagtatctacttagAATTCTTAAGCTTATTAACAAGTTATGATGTCGAAGACTTGTTTTGTGACTTAAAATATTAACGAAGACAAAAACAGAATATGAAATGCTTATGTATCAAATACTCAATAGAGCGTATTATTGAATACATTACACATATGGAAGTTCTCGCGTatctaattgaataaaaatatgaatctcTCATCCCAATTTGTACAGAAACGAGATGAATCATATCATTCCTTGGAGCGTTACGTCAATTGATGGCCAATTTAAGTATACAGCTGGTTTCATTGTCTGTAACCAACTTCGAACTTTATGTCCAGGAATTATGATTGTAAATTGGGTGTGAACATTTTATAAGGATGTTTCAACACATTTGTCATGTCCCaagtactttttattacaatatttcggTGCGCGATGTACAGATAAGGGGCCGTGgtgtctagttttatttttccaaGGATCCGTTCCCATTGTTGGCgttagaatttaaaatatttccaacGTTTTCCTGTATCGACAATAATACGTTTTTTACAAGATATTCTTATTGTTCTGTATCTTCAAATCTTTTTGTATaaccaaatatattattgtgGTACGATTTTAGCTTTACATATTTGAAAAAGTAACATTTTCCTCAATCTGAAGATAGAACAAAAAATTTGGGGCTTCCCAAGGCACGGTTCTTGGTCCAACGCCTAATCTGTAGTAATGTCAAGTTGTCAATCAAAGAACTAATGATAACAGTAAAATCTGTAACTCGATCTTAGAACCGTCCTATTAAGTCCATCAGTTACGTTATAATTGCCGTGCATTGTGTACAGTGTAGTTAATTGTCCATATTAAACTTAGTAATGATCATTAATTACTTGCCAATATGATTTCAGACGTTTACACGGGCAGGCGCTCGTAAACTTTAGTCGGCGGATGAAAGAGCCGAGATAATTATGAACGTACGCATGCGTAGATCAAATCGGGATCCATCGATCGATAAGGGATCTAGATATGTTGCGCCGGCGATCACTTGTTCCTATTGCGTTTGTTGATGGCAATTTTATGTGCAATGTAACGCCCGATGACGTACGCATTCTGTTACACGTTGCCGTGTTTGTAGTTAGCTACGGTGATGATATTCATtatcttttattaaatcttCGTACGAATTGTGTACCTGACGTGTAATCATGTTCAGTGTCATTACACAATACTTCCATGTGTGGTGTGaatcataattatcattaaattgaACTTTAGCGTCCACTGTTAATTTTATTCTCATcatcacattttttattgatttaaatgcTTTTGTGTTTTCCGATATTATTATcgatttattgatatttattatgtgaTGAACGGCTAATGCAATTTCCATGTCGATAGAAAGAGATTCGCGATCAAACACCATACGATTGGGTCGTAGATCTTCGTCTTTGTTCGGCCATCTCCGTCGTCCGGCGCACGCGCTGATTGGAGTAAATGATTCCGCATgatcttgttttgttttattctgttTACTCTGTCTTGCTTGATGGTTTACgggttttgtttttagttttgtacGGCGACCAGTCAATTAGAgcgtacatttttgttttaaagaaagTATTGATTTAGAATTTGGTTCTGTATGTATAATGAGACTCtatatgaaagaaaataaatttccAAGAATTCTATACCATGGGAAAGCTAATAAAACCTAGATCTAGAATGCACAGGAAGACTAACACAGGAGCTAGCAACATTATAAATCATTAATAAAGAAGgaaacgaaaataataaaacgtagtCGCATGCGCATAATGCCAAGTGCACGTTCAATTTTCTCAATACCTGACTGGTCTAAACTGCGGGGCGtggtttacaatacaaaataggTAATTGGCTTGCAAAtcgaatatttttgtgttgctaAATGTCACGAGCTATGTGGTCACACGATATTTAAAGATAAGCATGTCATTCATGGGGAAATAGATGTGGATGAGAATGGATGAGTGTGGATGATCATTCACACTTGTGAATTCCAAACGTTTGTTGcaattttgtaggaaataatacttttgctttgtcgtttatattgttttt from the Spodoptera frugiperda isolate SF20-4 chromosome 16, AGI-APGP_CSIRO_Sfru_2.0, whole genome shotgun sequence genome contains:
- the LOC118280644 gene encoding uncharacterized protein LOC118280644 isoform X7 — translated: MTTAMAAHQESIHERLQPAPEEPLYLHHEASSWPESSDHQDEHSTDMSPYYNMPKRNKRKNFKPRCAPNTTAFSDDSNGANCDETGSPINGNDRTTPENVGEDDKDDGNYTKIGVKNFSLLKGGAVDLSRRLSTDSNENIDSNYQNRLPEDKKVDSFQHSYIHSLQINQGAERDRTVLNFSNLQNKTFCAKNPFAISQLIKTNSPPRRRDSDSDEDKGQDINANERLEENQEQMETNETQQNGDASNATNRILRDYAMNTMKELLGIYGLSSNEVADAISGQIRALEALQGKPFTQLPLGLKRRHDSGMEDGTDRSMRRSSSATEDEGSTNITPPKTPDNDIEAQRQRALQIINQQSMRLFNRSQGQEEDGSGSDDGDQTLDLSVSRDTDGQEQSATSSAANSVSEFEQQNLLMRKNLEDLANLQMQGFFQKQSSMDADDSQERKLQASGLLSALNHLDQARKNSLQTTVDYSRYVKRYSSTLECGSSYCKDLGYREHFHCMDCTARVFCKKEEMIRHFKWHKKRDESLAHGFMRYSPLDDCSERFSDCPHNRSQTHYHCIQDGCDKVYISTSDVQMHANYHRKDSAILQEGFQRFRATESCAAPHCVFAGQRTTHFHCRRPGCTYTFKNKADMEKHKTYHIKDEALSKDGFKKYMKNEACPYRDCRFSKTCNHIHCIRPHCNYVLHSSSQIFTHKRKHERKEQEMSFGLPTSVIQNALMQPGADLSMYSPGGNVLVDDDMSNPMMDSDYPHPFNPALVEEISRKYIETFNGGKEAEDKCNKCSAFNKHYHCLADGCKMAHSCHTTMVKHVMEHEQQNQVTEAYFVTYTRNNPCGNSACQHIRDITHYHCTWENCGAVILSSEEHPFRRLEHHRQHAILSPMSPNLASRFAPNFPPQLSAQLHPNMAAQLGQVPNLPNLPPNLAQLAQMAPSLSSQLTPNLQAQLNLGPNPGVVPQQVNPSSSLDEMFSRKRGRPPKNRVVEVYTDNITPTAIFTSFKLPKSNQLPPVIQSPVIPTIEEFPRIKFQHFEVFTSPDTCSSSYPACQLRMARLHLHCSNCSFAGETHIIMETHMREVHGVSPLLEGFDYFASFDQCGGKSCFKNQLRSHFHCAQGNNCPAILTQYSALATHKHGRGTPVIKSETDQEKQFEEAKDYSLKERASVDSVSSMKEPNESFTPANFSIKSEFEREQDSVSVVKATGTFYPSSHLRSNTSSPSPRSIYDASPSKEMKPRMDYDHKKVFEPPKITGPTIPPSCHDQTCPLNKNSTGMNLHYHCPHCSQAYVDLKLLFSHMVKKHSNSMEPGPVGLAATKTLEREYPEISILPSTASSSSTSQAPSPSHSQRPPNPADQVQAVQSLLLQQYLAGGRKGSLQEQLKMQQQYTASLAGLPGLAQVALFSQGGSPFSLYPTMLYPPELLLEQSLLQGHGLPPGLDKEAEMIAKTRRTHTTRGPHMRVMKDEPIPEGYLRFRFNEDCAYQHCGYREHQTHFHCTRKDCGYSFCDKTRFVQHTARHERLDTLMGGDFQQYRANVYCKRPECPHASTFGQNKASHFHCLKCDFVCTDTNKVVAHRRQHQKLDSIQAAGFEKFPPSKGCGYEPQCIHSKKQTHYHCLQCGFAVLGLSQMTSHKYKHQEANLGPSTSGTN